The following coding sequences lie in one Alosa alosa isolate M-15738 ecotype Scorff River chromosome 21, AALO_Geno_1.1, whole genome shotgun sequence genomic window:
- the ptcd3 gene encoding pentatricopeptide repeat domain-containing protein 3, mitochondrial, which yields MASPGMHAGRHILNNSLRFLNNLEQTCLRRNIAWTASALQKIAVASEGSSDEIVIPRKKTWSKEAVLQALASTVKRDPTAAHYMFQDDPYLTPRTSGEFKLYSLSQESGKGAAKYFINSNPKFFQKDFAEPHIPCLMPETFQLQIEEVSEAALVERILLRKVKAAVDMYDQLVQSGTTLPLDLTNDLLDLICLYGDQDPKTDDSDPEQKTEEVEEVQDDPRKRKGRLRRASDFIKVIWRENNNAERIFNLMPERDSRSYGALVQGMVKHGAYSKAFNVYTDLQNNRLTADVNTFNALISAAPELREKYAEKWELILELLKQMAEQKVRPNLLTFNAVLKALRRCGSMARSQSLLIIGEMKALGITPSLASYDHILGIFFKAAASSQGHTEILQDVLNEISGKSFEPQDPDDVMFFLNAMRVCLDHKDLEQAYRVHSLLQVGDNWRLMGDSYQQSVYYGRFFNLLCMMEQIDVVLKWYKELIPSLYYPNSQGMRDLLQALDTDGRLDLIPQIWKDIKQLGHDNKVDLVEEMLSLMAREKQSPEVQQSFAQCALDVKRRYIPNDFGKSVLEWTANSLGSITSVLLAAQERQQAWEMLKLFKASNRVPTDALMEDFLSSIKEVQDADQAVELVQLAATYCLPVTPTLIERVEQEFELTKDHKATLSSLEFSSDDSK from the exons ATGGCGTCCCCCGGTATGCACGCAGGGCGTCATATTCTTAATAACAGTTTAAGGTTTCTGAATAATTTGGAGCAAACATGTCTTCGAAG AAATATTGCATGGACGGCATCTGCACTCCAGAAAATTGCAGTTGCATCAGAGG GATCTTCAGACGAAATTGTCATTCCTAGAAAGAAAACATG GAGTAAAGAAGCTGTGTTGCAGGCACTTGCATCTACAGTAAAAAGG GACCCTACAGCAGCGCATTACATGTTCCAGGATGACCCATACCTCACCCCAAGAACTTCCGGAGAATTT AAACTATACTCTCTCTCGCAAGAGTCTGGTAAAGGTGCCGCCAAATACTTTATCAACTCAAACCCCAAGTTTTTCCAGAAGGACTTTGCGGAACCGCATATTCCA TGTCTGATGCCAGAGACCTTCCAGCTCCAGATTGAGGAAGTATCTGAGGCTGCACTGGTGGAGCGCATCCTACTGAGGAAGGTCAAGGCTGCTGTGGACATGTACGATCAGCTAGTGCAGTCTG GCACTACATTGCCACTGGATCTCACCAATGACCTGTTGGACCTGATCTGTCTCTATGGTGACCAGGACCCAAAGACAGATGACAGTGATCCTGAACAAAAAACAGAGGAAGTG GAGGAGGTCCAAGATGACCCCAGGAAGAGGAAAGGGAGATTACGCAGAGCATCAGACTTCATAAAGGTCATTTGGAG agagaataacaatgctGAAAGGATATTTAACCTCATGCCAGAGCGGGACAGTAGATCATATGGGGCACTGGTTCAAGGAATGGTTAAG CATGGGGCCTACAGCAAGGCATTCAATGTCTACACAGACTTGCAGAATAATCGGTTGACAG CTGATGTGAACACCTTCAACGCCCTGATTTCAGCTGCCCCTGAGCTAAGGGAGAAGTACGCTGAGAAATGGGAGCTGATTTTG gagctgcTGAAGCAGATGGCGGAACAGAAGGTGCGGCCGAACCTGCTGACGTTCAACGCCGTGCTGAAGGCCCTGAGACGCTGCGGCTCCATGGCCAGATCACAGTCCCTCCTCATCATCGGAGAGATGAAGGCCCTCGGCATCA CACCAAGTTTGGCTTCATATGACCACATCCTAGGCATTTTCTTtaaagcag CTGCCTCTTCTCAAGGTCATACGGAGATCCTACAGGATGTGCTGAATGAAATTTCTGGAAAAAGCTTTGAGCCCCAGGACCCAGATGATG TGATGTTCTTCCTGAACGCCATGAGAGTT tgtCTGGATCATAAGGACTTGGAGCAGGCCTACAGGGTCCACAGCCTACTGCAGGTGGGAGACAACTGGAGACTGATGGGAGATTCCTACCAACAGAGTGTGTACTA TGGCAGATTTTTCAACCTGCTGTGCATGATGGAGCAAATAGATGTGGTCCTGAAGTGGTACAAGGAGCTGATCCCATCT CTGTATTATCCAAACTCTCAAGGAATGCGAGATCTACTTCAAGCACTTGACACAGACGGCAGACTTGATCTCATCCCACAGATATGGAAAG ATATCAAACAGCTGGGTCATGATAACAAGGTGGATTTAGTGGAGGAGATGCTGTCTCTGATGGCCAGGGAGAAGCAGAGTCCTGAG GTTCAGCAGTCCTTTGCACAGTGTGCCCTGGATGTGAAGAGGCGCTACATTCCTAATGACTTTGGCAAATCAGTTCTGGAGTGGACAGCCAATTCTCTGGGCAGCATCACATCTGTACTGTTAGCAGCCCAGGAAAGGCAACAAGCATG GGAGATGCTGAAGCTCTTCAAGGCTAGTAACAGAGTCCCAAC CGATGCCCTGATGGAGGACTTCCTGTCGAGTATAAAGGAGGTTCAGGATGCTGACCAAGCTGTGGAGCTGGTGCAGCTGGCGGCCACCTACTGCCTCCCCGTCACCCCAACGCTCATAGAGCGGGTCGAGCAGGAGTTTGAGCTGACCAAGGATCACAA gGCAACTCTGTCATCACTGGAGTTTTCTTCTGACGATAGCAAATGA